The following nucleotide sequence is from Mucilaginibacter sp. cycad4.
AGCCACGTATTTAAACTTACTGGCAGCGCAGCAGCTTGCCAAAGCTCAGCAGGACAACCTCAACCGCGCTATGGAACTGCAAAAAGTTGTCGTTGCCCGGGTAAAGAACGGTTTAAATCCGGGTGTGGATTCATCACTGGCCAATGCCGAGGTATCTAACGCTAAAATCGCGCTTACCAATTCTCAGCAAACGGTACAGGATCAAAGCAACCAACTATCGATTTATTTAGGGATCCCGGCGCAGGAGTTTCAGTTGGATAGCGCTTTTATTACCAAACAGCCAAATAATTTGGAGGCTTTGAGCGCTGTTGCCGCTACTGATCACCCAACTTTGAAATTTTACCAAAACAGGGTAAACGTGAGCGATCAGCAGGCTAAGTACCTCCGCACTTTTGCATTGCCAACCTTTAGTTTGTTTGGTGTTTATCAGGGTAGAGGATCGGGCTTTAAGTCGGACTATGGCACTAACCAGGATAGTTACACGGGCAGTTATGGAGCAGGTGTTGACCCAACACGTTACAATTACCTGTTTGGCGTGGGCGTAATATGGAATTTTACAAGCGTTTTCAGGACCCACTACCAGGTACAATCGCAAAAATATACTTCAGAACAGCTGAAGAATGATTATGAGCTGATTGACAAACAACTGGAAGCACAGCGCGCATTGGCCGAAACACGCATAGGCAATGCCCTGAAAAATGTGAACGAAGTACCGGTTGAAGTTTCGGCCGCTAACAACGCTTACATTCAAAAATATACACTGTATAAAAACGGACTTTCAAATATAGTTGATTTTACACAGGCGCTTTATACCCTTAACCGGGCCGAGGTTGACAAATACATAGCCCTGAACAACGTATGGCAGGCATTGCTGTTCAAATCGGCAGCCACAGGCGATTTCGGGATCTTCATCAATAATTTTTAACAGTTACACACATATACAATGGGAATGATAAAAGGGGCGCTGCAAAAACCAATTACCATATTGGTTATAGTAGCCGGGCTGTTCTTCTTCGGTATAAATGCGGTACGGACTATCAAGATCGATATATTTCCCGATCTTAACCTGCCGGTTATATATGTATCGCACCCATACGGCGGTTTCACCCCAAACCAAATGGAGGCTTACTTCGGTAAGCAATATGTTAACCTGTTACTTTTTGTATCGGGCGTAAAAAGCATCGAAACAAAAAACATACAGGGCTTAACGTTAATTAAAGTTACTTTTTATGAGGGCACTAACATGGCCCAGGCCGCGGCGGAGGTCACGAGTTACACCAACCGGGCGCAGGCCGCGTTTCCGCAGGGGTCGCAGCCACCCTTCATTTTGCGCTTTGATGCTTCAACGCTGCCGGTTGGTCAGCTGGTGTTGAGCAGCGCCACCCGAAGCAATAACGAATTGCTGGATTATGCTCTGGTTTACGTACGTTCGTCATTTACCTCCATACCCGGCCTTGTCGCACCGGCGCCTTTTGGTGGTAACCAGCGTACCATATTGATTAAAGTCGACCCTAACCTGCTCCGCTCGCACAACTTAACGCCCGACCAGATCGTGGCTGCCCTGCGCGAGAATAACCAGAACACTCCGGCGGGTAACGTACGCATAGGCGATTATAATTACCTTGCACCTTCAAATACCACGATAAAGAAAATCCCGGATTTTGGAGATATCCCGCTTTATAAAAATGGGATTCAAACCGTATTTATGAAGGACGTAGCCACTATTGAAGATGGCGCCGATATCACCAACGGTTACGCGCTTATTAACGGTAAACGTTC
It contains:
- a CDS encoding TolC family protein, giving the protein MLNTNSKKLLLFFLSVSYVLHVQAQQKVLSIKDAEQMALANYASIKSKANQLNASKAYLKETKTEYLPDVNFSAQQDYGTVNGQNGPSYGYRGLSVSSSGPALAKQNWNAAFGALYLTNVSWDFFAFGKSKQRIGVQKTIVSRDETDLAQEQFQHQVRVAATYLNLLAAQQLAKAQQDNLNRAMELQKVVVARVKNGLNPGVDSSLANAEVSNAKIALTNSQQTVQDQSNQLSIYLGIPAQEFQLDSAFITKQPNNLEALSAVAATDHPTLKFYQNRVNVSDQQAKYLRTFALPTFSLFGVYQGRGSGFKSDYGTNQDSYTGSYGAGVDPTRYNYLFGVGVIWNFTSVFRTHYQVQSQKYTSEQLKNDYELIDKQLEAQRALAETRIGNALKNVNEVPVEVSAANNAYIQKYTLYKNGLSNIVDFTQALYTLNRAEVDKYIALNNVWQALLFKSAATGDFGIFINNF